The Bacteroidota bacterium genome includes the window CCGGAGCCGTGCTGACCGTCCAGACCGCCGTCGTCATCGTATTCGCGCTCACGTCGGGCGTCGAGACCGTGTAGGCGAGCTGCGTGCCGTCTGGCGAGAGCATCGCCCCACCGACGCGGTCGATGGCCCAGAGACGCTCGGGGGTCATCCGCTCTGTGAGCGAAGACGTCTGGGCGGTCGCCACAGGCACCGCGGCTGGCATCGAGACTACGGTGAGCAGAAAGACAACGATGGTCCAGAGGCGGGGCGTCAGAAGGGTCGGCATGGGGACCTCAAGAAGCAGGACGACGAGATGCGGAGGAGAGAACTTAGTCGAGGAGGCGGACGCGGAGGCGCGACGGGTGCTCCGGCGAGACGAAGACGCGGTGCGTAGCCTTCTGGTAGTCGCTGGACGTCGCGTCGGTGATCGCCATGAACTGCTGCGGGTTGCGGTCGACCATCGGGAACCACGTGCTCTGCACCTGGACCATGATTCGGTGCCCGCGCTTGAACGTGTGCGCCACGTCCTGCATGTCGAACGTGACCTCAGTGACTGCGCCCGGCACGAATGGCGCGGGGTTCGAGAAGCTATCGCGGAACTTGCCGCGCATGATCTCGCCGCGGACGAGTTGCTGGAAGCCACCCATCGGGACCGAGCATGTCGCGTCAGGCAACTGGCACGCGTAGTCGCCGGGGTAGACATCGATGAGCTTGACGACGAAGTCGGCGTCGGTCCCCGTCGTCGTCACGAAGAGCGAGGCCAAGAGTTCGCCGGCCAGCGTCACGTCCTCGTCGAGCACGGGCGACTCGAAGACGAGCACGTCGGGGCGTGTGCTCGCGAACCGCTGGTCTTGCACAACGAACGCGTCGTCGCGGCGGATCACGATCTGGTCGGTGTGCGGCACCGGCCTGGCCGGGTCCGAGACGTATTCCTCGAAGGCCCCGGCCTCGGTGGGGGCGTCGAACCCGAGACCCCCGCCCGGCTGGAGGTAGAGGCTCGCCGCGCGGGCCGCCCGCGGCGGCCATGCCTCGAAAAAGCGCCAGCGGTTCGCGCCGGTCACGAACACGGACGCCTTCGCGAGGTCGGGCTCGCCGTTGCCCTTGAGGTACGCGTCGAAGAACGGAGCCTGGACGTTCTCGCGGTACCACACGGCCGTCTGCTGGCCGAAGTACAGGTCGCCGTAGCGCTCGCCGTCGGAGCGGGCCCACGCGCCGTGCCACCACGGACCCATCGCGAGGTACGACGGCGTCGCGTTGTGGTCCGCGACGGTCGCATAGGTCTTGAGCGGGCCGTAGAGGTCCTGGGCGTCGAACCAGCCGCCGGT containing:
- a CDS encoding CocE/NonD family hydrolase — encoded protein: MRSLVFILLALILVAPSADAQADWVRQHYTKSEHLVPMRDGTQLFTAVYAPKDSSRTYPVLLQRTPYGVGPYGEEVKPSLGPSESLMRDGYVFVYQDVRGRLMSEGAFVAVRPHIANKEPGDVDESTDTYDTVAWLLANVPTNGRVGVWGISAPGFYATHALIDAHPAVVAVSPQAPVTDWWIGDDRRHNGAFQLQATFSFLSYYGTPRPAPTSEQASSFRDYGTPDGYDWYLDLGPLATVNERFFNGQNDLWQEIVENDTYNAYWQARTPLPHLRDVQPAVLVTGGWFDAQDLYGPLKTYATVADHNATPSYLAMGPWWHGAWARSDGERYGDLYFGQQTAVWYRENVQAPFFDAYLKGNGEPDLAKASVFVTGANRWRFFEAWPPRAARAASLYLQPGGGLGFDAPTEAGAFEEYVSDPARPVPHTDQIVIRRDDAFVVQDQRFASTRPDVLVFESPVLDEDVTLAGELLASLFVTTTGTDADFVVKLIDVYPGDYACQLPDATCSVPMGGFQQLVRGEIMRGKFRDSFSNPAPFVPGAVTEVTFDMQDVAHTFKRGHRIMVQVQSTWFPMVDRNPQQFMAITDATSSDYQKATHRVFVSPEHPSRLRVRLLD